One region of Brassica napus cultivar Da-Ae chromosome A10, Da-Ae, whole genome shotgun sequence genomic DNA includes:
- the LOC106372532 gene encoding protein RNA-directed DNA methylation 3-like isoform X2, producing MDRKGKGKQIAGAGSSSGKKRKGGGGVEFRDEGLRINSKRKKPGVLQFFEESAEVGYYGGSSDEECDMDDLFNDMEDEPEVETSGKDDKGGKGKGSSSFVFPKEEEMNEDDYDRMMEERYKPGSGFVRYAADDVKSSIEMDALVPTAHDPPIWKIKCAIGREKHSVFCLMHKFVELRKIGTKLKILSVFFVEHVKGFIFIEADKEQDVLEACMSLNGIYATRMMLLPKSEAPHLLTVQRKTKTFSEGTWARIKSGKYKGDLAQVVAVSDTRGKALIKLIPRIDIAALTQKYGGGVAVQKGLNPAPRLISSSELEEFRPIIQVRRDRDTGMTFEHLDSLMLKDGFLYKKVCLDSLTSCGVKPSKEEILKFTPLEEKETGDVEWISEIYGEEKKKKNIPAGKGVEKGEGSGGGKGEGSSESQSESSHELYNLVCFSRKDFGLIVGVDDKGDGYKVLKEGSDGPVVVSVGKKEMQEPFDSKFSALDLNNKQISIGDVVKIAKGPSEGKQGVVRQVYRGIIFLYAEGEEENGGYLCCKSQSCEKVKLFTEESNDKTGGFDASAFGDSASSPKSPLSPEKEWQQQPKEKYINSNQGDKGSMYSIGQKLRIRVGPLKGYLCRVIALRYSDITVKLDSQHKIFTVKSEHLAEVRDRNTMPSTSGDAGMGSFQQFDMLGTTEGNNGDWAKGAGTSEDNTSTWGNTAAENKPDSAGDQSGGWNAWGKPPVPEASTVGAWGDASAPKVEASWGKQGASTSNVEDSGSWGKHGGSSDGNKQNDDSAWGKLVEESSQKKEESSWGKKTGSDSDLGKGNGESTWGNKDGNSSASNKEGVSWGQQDKGSDGNQGGSSWGKKNNSVKDDGGSTWGKKDDGGSTWGKKDDGGSSWGKKADDVIKDDGGSSWGKKAEGNKDDGGSSWGKKAEGNKDDEGSSWGKKVEGNKDDGGSSWGKKVDGNTDDGGSSWGKKADDKNEGSSWGKKVESGSSWGNKDGGSSWGNKDGGSSWAKKDDGGYSEQTFDRGGRGFGGRRGGGRRGGRDQFGRGRSFGHSEDQAPWSKPGGGGGSSWGKQDSGGGGSSWGKDNDAGGGSSWGKQNNAGGGGGSSWSKDNDAGGGSSWGKQNNAGGGGSSWGQEKDAGGGSSLGKLGSDGGGSSWGKKNDTGGGGSSWGQDNNAGGGSSWGKQASDGGGSSWGKKNDAGGGGGGSSWGKDNDAGGGSSWGKQGSDGGGSSWGKKNDAGGGGSSWGKQGSDGGGSSWGKKSDGGGGGSSWGQENNAGGGSSWGKQGSDGGGSSWGKKNDAGGGGGSSWGQQGGGGGSAWGKQNNDGGGGQSWSKQDDGGSKPWGEQSGGRGFGGRRGGGFRGGFRGGRNQSGRDGGGRSFESSGWKRDNQENTTWKSNQSGGSDWKKGWGEDSNSAKPSDSSSAGGNWGSWDTSSKKETSAGGGWGANSKNETSTGGDWGSNSKKETNAVDGDKPSNENKAAAAWGTANDQENAGNNNDGWGKKPSDDVKTSGEADNAWGGKTNAGASSSSGSAW from the exons ATGGATCGTAAGGGAAAGGGAAAACAAATCGCCGGAGCTGGATCCTCTTCCGGAAAGAAACggaaaggaggaggaggagtcgAGTTTAGAGACGAAGGCTTGAGGATTAACAGTAAGCGTAAAAAACCTGGGGTTCTTCAGTTCTTCGAGGAATCCGCCGAGGTTGGGTACTATGGAGGTAGCTCCGACGAGGAATGCGACATGGATGATCTCTTCAACG ATATGGAAGATGAGCCTGAGGTAGAGACAAGTGGAAAAGATGACAAGGGGGGAAAGGGAAAAGGCAGCTCTTCCTTTGTTTTCCCCAAGGAAGAGGAGATGAATGAGGATGACTACGATAGAATGATGGAAGAAAGATACAAACCTGGTTCTGGGTTTGTTAGATACGCAGCTGATGATGTGAAAAGTTCCATCGAGATGGATGCTCTTGTTCCTACTGCTCATGATCCTCCGATATGGAAAATAAAGTGTGCG ATTGGACGGGAGAAGCATTCAGTCTTCTGTCTCATGCACAAATTTGTGGAGCTGAGGAAGATAGGCACCAAACTAAAGATCTTGTCTGTCTTCTTTGTGGAGCATGTCAAGGGGTTTATCTTCATAGAAGCTGACAAGGAACAGGATGTTCTTGAG GCATGCATGAGTTTGAACGGAATCTACGCCACTCGGATGATGCTACTTCCTAAATCTGAAGCTCCACATCTGCTCACTGTacaaagaaaaaccaaaaccttTTCTGAGGGAACATGGGCTCGTATTAAGAGTGGTAAATACAAAGGAGATCTTGCTCAG GTTGTGGCTGTGAGTGACACTCGGGGAAAAGCTCTGATAAAGTTGATTCCAAGGATTGATATAGCGGCACTGACCCAAAAATAT GGTGGAGGAGTTGCTGTTCAGAAAGGCCTAAACCCAGCTCCAAGATTGATCAGTTCAAGCGAGCTTGA GGAGTTCAGACCTATCATTCAAGTTAGACGTGATCGTGACACTGGAATGACTTTTGAGCATCTTGATAGCCTGATGCTGAAAGATGGCTTCCTGTACAAAAAAGTATGCTTGGATTCACTCACTTCCTGTGGGGTTAAACCGTCAAAGGAGGAGATACTAAAATTCACTCCTTTAGAAGAGAAAGAAACTGGTGACGTGGAGTGGATTTCCGAAATTTATggtgaagaaaagaagaagaagaatattcCCGCTGGCAAAGGGGTTGAGAAAGGAGAAGGATCAGGGGGTGGAAAAGGAGAAGGATCTTCAGAATCTCAGTCAGAGAGTAGCCATGAGTTATATAATCTAGTTTGTTTCAG TCGAAAAGACTTCGGTCTGATTGTGGGAGTGGATGACAAAGGCGACGGCTACAAG GTTCTGAAAGAAGGTTCTGATGGACCTGTTGTAGTCAGTGTTGGAAAAAAGGAGATGCAGGAACCGTTCGACTCAAAATTCTCTGCCCTGGATCTGAATAACAAACAAATTTCGATCGGTGATGTTGTGAAGATTGCCAAAGGCCCATCTGAG GGTAAACAAGGAGTTGTGAGGCAAGTATACAGAGGGATTATATTTCTTTATGCTGAGGGTGAGGAAGAAAATGGTGGATATTTGTGTTGCAAATCACAATCGTGTGAGAAAGTCAAACTTTTCACTGAAGAATCCAATGACAAG ACTGGTGGATTTGACGCTTCTGCTTTTGGAGATTCTGCATCCTCTCCTAAATCGCCATTATCTCCTGAAAAAGAGTGGCAGCAGCAGCCCAAGGAGAAATACATTAACT CCAACCAGGGAGACAAAGGTAGCATGTATTCTATTGGCCAAAAGCTGAGGATACGTGTAGGTCCACTGAAGGGGTATCTCTGCCGTGTAATAGCGTTGCGTTATTCAGATATTACCGTGAAGCTTGATTCCCAGCATAAAATTTTCACAG TTAAAAGTGAGCATCTTGCTGAGGTTCGTGACAGAAATACTATGCCAAGTACGAG TGGGGATGCTGGGATGGGTTCCTTTCAACAATTTGACATGCTTGGAACAACAGAAGGCAACAATGGAG ACTGGGCAAAAGGAGCAGGCACGTCAGAAGATAACACTTCAACGTGGGGCAATACAGCAGCTGAGAACAAACCTGACTCTGCTGGTGATCAATCCGGTGGTTGGAATGCCTGGGGTAAACCACCTGTTCCTGAAGCTAGCACTGTTGGTGCTTGGGGAGATGCAAGTGCTCCAAAAGTTGAAGCTTCTTGGGGAAAACAAGGAGCTTCAACTTCCAATGTTGAAGATTCAGGTTCTTGGGGTAAGCATGGTGGAAGCTCTGATGGTAATAAACAAAACGATGACTCAGCATGGGGTAAACTAGTTGAAGAATCAAGCCAGAAGAAAGAAGAATCTTCTTGGGGAAAGAAAACGGGATCTGATTCTGATTTGGGAAAAGGAAATGGAGAATCTACTTGGGGCAACAAAGATGGAAATTCCAGCGCAAGTAACAAAGAGGGAGTTTCCTGGGGGCAACAGGATAAAGGCTCTGACGGGAACCAGGGAGGATCATCGTGGGGTAAGAAGAACAACAGTGTTAAAGATGACGGAGGCTCAACGTGGGGTAAGAAGGATGATGGAGGCTCAACGTGGGGTAAGAAGGACGATGGAGGATCTTCATGGGGCAAAAAGGCTGATGATGTTATTAAGGATGATGGAGGATCATCTTGGGGCAAAAAGGCTGAGGGTAATAAGGATGATGGAGGATCATCTTGGGGCAAAAAGGCTGAGGGTAATAAGGATGATGAAGGATCATCTTGGGGCAAAAAGGTTGAGGGTAATAAGGATGATGGAGGATCATCTTGGGGTAAAAAAGTTGACGGTAATACGGATGATGGAGGATCATCTTGGGGCAAAAAGGCTGACGATAAGAATGAAGGATCGTCTTGGGGTAAAAAGGTTGAGAGTGGATCTTCTTGGGGGAACAAGGATGGGGGATCTTCTTGGGGGAACAAAGATGGTGGATCTTCTTGGGCCAAAAAGGACGATGGGGGGTACTCAGAACAAACATTTGATAGGGGAGGACGTGGGTTTGGTGGTAGAAGAGGTGGCGGTCGTCGAGGTGGTAGGGATCAGTTTGGGAGGGGAAGGTCCTTTGGTCATTCGGAG GATCAAGCTCCATGGAGTAAACCAGGTGGTGGTGGCGGTTCAAGCTGGGGTAAGCAAGACAGTGGTGGAGGCGGTTCAAGCTGGGGTAAAGATAATGATGCTGGTGGTGGATCTAGCTGGGGCAAGCAGAATAATGCTGGTGGTGGCGGCGGTTCAAGCTGGAGTAAAGATAATGATGCTGGTGGTGGATCTAGCTGGGGCAAGCAGAATAATGCTGGTGGTGGCGGTTCAAGCTGGGGTCAAGAGAAGGATGCTGGTGGTGGATCGAGCTTGGGAAAGCTCGGCAGTGATGGCGGAGGCTCTAGCTGGGGGAAGAAAAATGACACTGGTGGTGGCGGTTCAAGCTGGGGTCAAGACAATAATGCTGGTGGTGGATCAAGCTGGGGGAAGCAAGCCAGTGATGGGGGAGGCTCTAGCTGGGGGAAGAAAAACGATGCcggtggtggtggcggcggtTCAAGCTGGGGTAAAGATAATGATGCTGGTGGCGGTTCAAGCTGGGGAAAGCAAGGCAGTGATGGTGGAGGCTCTAGCTGGGGAAAGAAAAATGATGCTGGTGGTGGCGGTTCAAGCTGGGGAAAGCAAGGCAGTGACGGGGGAGGCTCTAGCTGGGGGAAGAAAagtgatggtggtggtggtggttcaaGCTGGGGTCAAGAGAATAATGCTGGTGGTGGATCTAGCTGGGGAAAGCAAGGCAGTGACGGCGGAGGCTCTAGCTGGGGGAAGAAAAATGATGCTGGTGGTGGCGGCGGTTCAAGCTGGGGTCAAcagggtggtggtggtggttctgCTTGGGGTAAGCAGAACAACGATGGTGGTGGAGGACAAAGCTGGTCCAAACAAGATGATGGCGGTTCTAAACCGTGGGGAGAACAGAGTGGTGGTCGTGGGtttggaggaagaagaggaggggGATTCCGAGGAGGTTTCCGCGGAGGTAGAAACCAATCAGGTAGAGATGGAGGAGGACGCTCGTTTGAATCATCTGGCTGGAAGAGAGACAATCAAGAAAACACCACTTGGAAGAGCAACCAGAGTGGTGGATCAGACTGGAAAAAAGGATGGGGAGAGGATTCAAACAGTGCAAAGCCATCTGATTCATCATCAGCTGGTGGAAACTGGGGTAGCTGGGATACTAGTTCCAAGAAAGAAACCAGTGCTGGTGGAGGCTGGGGTGCTAACTCCAAGAATGAAACCAGTACTGGTGGAGACTGGGGTAGTAACTCAAAGAAAGAAACCAATGCTGTTGATGGTGACAAACCAAGCAATGAAAACAAAGCAGCGGCAGCTTGGGGAACCGCTAACGATCAGGAGAATGCAGGAAACAACAATGATGGTTGGGGCAAAAAGCCAAGTGATGATGTTAAAACGAGTGGAGAAGCTGATAATGCTTGGGGAGGCAAGACAAACGCAGGAGCATCGTCATCAAGTGGCTCTGCGTGGTGA
- the LOC106372532 gene encoding protein RNA-directed DNA methylation 3-like isoform X3 yields MDRKGKGKQIAGAGSSSGKKRKGGGGVEFRDEGLRINSKRKKPGVLQFFEESAEVGYYGGSSDEECDMDDLFNDMEDEPEVETSGKDDKGGKGKGSSSFVFPKEEEMNEDDYDRMMEERYKPGSGFVRYAADDVKSSIEMDALVPTAHDPPIWKIKCAIGREKHSVFCLMHKFVELRKIGTKLKILSVFFVEHVKGFIFIEADKEQDVLEACMSLNGIYATRMMLLPKSEAPHLLTVQRKTKTFSEGTWARIKSGKYKGDLAQVVAVSDTRGKALIKLIPRIDIAALTQKYGGGVAVQKGLNPAPRLISSSELEEFRPIIQVRRDRDTGMTFEHLDSLMLKDGFLYKKVCLDSLTSCGVKPSKEEILKFTPLEEKETGDVEWISEIYGEEKKKKNIPAGKGVEKGEGSGGGKGEGSSESQSESSHELYNLVCFSRKDFGLIVGVDDKGDGYKVLKEGSDGPVVVSVGKKEMQEPFDSKFSALDLNNKQISIGDVVKIAKGPSEGKQGVVRQVYRGIIFLYAEGEEENGGYLCCKSQSCEKVKLFTEESNDKTGGFDASAFGDSASSPKSPLSPEKEWQQQPKEKYINSNQGDKGSMYSIGQKLRIRVGPLKGYLCRVIALRYSDITVKLDSQHKIFTGLFTCVYTFDSILSAVLLNIFQWRASVKSEHLAEVRDRNTMPSTSGDAGMGSFQQFDMLGTTEGNNGDWAKGAGTSEDNTSTWGNTAAENKPDSAGDQSGGWNAWGKPPVPEASTVGAWGDASAPKVEASWGKQGASTSNVEDSGSWGKHGGSSDGNKQNDDSAWGKLVEESSQKKEESSWGKKTGSDSDLGKGNGESTWGNKDGNSSASNKEGVSWGQQDKGSDGNQGGSSWGKKNNSVKDDGGSTWGKKDDGGSTWGKKDDGGSSWGKKADDVIKDDGGSSWGKKAEGNKDDGGSSWGKKAEGNKDDEGSSWGKKVEGNKDDGGSSWGKKVDGNTDDGGSSWGKKADDKNEGSSWGKKVESGSSWGNKDGGSSWGNKDGGSSWAKKDDGGYSEQTFDRGGRGFGGRRGGGRRGGRDQFGRGRSFGHSEDQAPWSKPGGGGGSSWGKQDSGGGGSSWGKDNDAGGGSSWGKQNNAGGGGGSSWSKDNDAGGGSSWGKQNNAGGGGSSWGQEKDAGGGSSLGKLGSDGGGSSWGKKNDTGGGGSSWGQDNNAGGGSSWGKQASDGGGSSWGKKNDAGGGGGGSSWGKDNDAGGGSSWGKQGSDGGGSSWGKKNDAGGGGSSWGKQGSDGGGSSWGKKSDGGGGGSSWGQQGGGGGSAWGKQNNDGGGGQSWSKQDDGGSKPWGEQSGGRGFGGRRGGGFRGGFRGGRNQSGRDGGGRSFESSGWKRDNQENTTWKSNQSGGSDWKKGWGEDSNSAKPSDSSSAGGNWGSWDTSSKKETSAGGGWGANSKNETSTGGDWGSNSKKETNAVDGDKPSNENKAAAAWGTANDQENAGNNNDGWGKKPSDDVKTSGEADNAWGGKTNAGASSSSGSAW; encoded by the exons ATGGATCGTAAGGGAAAGGGAAAACAAATCGCCGGAGCTGGATCCTCTTCCGGAAAGAAACggaaaggaggaggaggagtcgAGTTTAGAGACGAAGGCTTGAGGATTAACAGTAAGCGTAAAAAACCTGGGGTTCTTCAGTTCTTCGAGGAATCCGCCGAGGTTGGGTACTATGGAGGTAGCTCCGACGAGGAATGCGACATGGATGATCTCTTCAACG ATATGGAAGATGAGCCTGAGGTAGAGACAAGTGGAAAAGATGACAAGGGGGGAAAGGGAAAAGGCAGCTCTTCCTTTGTTTTCCCCAAGGAAGAGGAGATGAATGAGGATGACTACGATAGAATGATGGAAGAAAGATACAAACCTGGTTCTGGGTTTGTTAGATACGCAGCTGATGATGTGAAAAGTTCCATCGAGATGGATGCTCTTGTTCCTACTGCTCATGATCCTCCGATATGGAAAATAAAGTGTGCG ATTGGACGGGAGAAGCATTCAGTCTTCTGTCTCATGCACAAATTTGTGGAGCTGAGGAAGATAGGCACCAAACTAAAGATCTTGTCTGTCTTCTTTGTGGAGCATGTCAAGGGGTTTATCTTCATAGAAGCTGACAAGGAACAGGATGTTCTTGAG GCATGCATGAGTTTGAACGGAATCTACGCCACTCGGATGATGCTACTTCCTAAATCTGAAGCTCCACATCTGCTCACTGTacaaagaaaaaccaaaaccttTTCTGAGGGAACATGGGCTCGTATTAAGAGTGGTAAATACAAAGGAGATCTTGCTCAG GTTGTGGCTGTGAGTGACACTCGGGGAAAAGCTCTGATAAAGTTGATTCCAAGGATTGATATAGCGGCACTGACCCAAAAATAT GGTGGAGGAGTTGCTGTTCAGAAAGGCCTAAACCCAGCTCCAAGATTGATCAGTTCAAGCGAGCTTGA GGAGTTCAGACCTATCATTCAAGTTAGACGTGATCGTGACACTGGAATGACTTTTGAGCATCTTGATAGCCTGATGCTGAAAGATGGCTTCCTGTACAAAAAAGTATGCTTGGATTCACTCACTTCCTGTGGGGTTAAACCGTCAAAGGAGGAGATACTAAAATTCACTCCTTTAGAAGAGAAAGAAACTGGTGACGTGGAGTGGATTTCCGAAATTTATggtgaagaaaagaagaagaagaatattcCCGCTGGCAAAGGGGTTGAGAAAGGAGAAGGATCAGGGGGTGGAAAAGGAGAAGGATCTTCAGAATCTCAGTCAGAGAGTAGCCATGAGTTATATAATCTAGTTTGTTTCAG TCGAAAAGACTTCGGTCTGATTGTGGGAGTGGATGACAAAGGCGACGGCTACAAG GTTCTGAAAGAAGGTTCTGATGGACCTGTTGTAGTCAGTGTTGGAAAAAAGGAGATGCAGGAACCGTTCGACTCAAAATTCTCTGCCCTGGATCTGAATAACAAACAAATTTCGATCGGTGATGTTGTGAAGATTGCCAAAGGCCCATCTGAG GGTAAACAAGGAGTTGTGAGGCAAGTATACAGAGGGATTATATTTCTTTATGCTGAGGGTGAGGAAGAAAATGGTGGATATTTGTGTTGCAAATCACAATCGTGTGAGAAAGTCAAACTTTTCACTGAAGAATCCAATGACAAG ACTGGTGGATTTGACGCTTCTGCTTTTGGAGATTCTGCATCCTCTCCTAAATCGCCATTATCTCCTGAAAAAGAGTGGCAGCAGCAGCCCAAGGAGAAATACATTAACT CCAACCAGGGAGACAAAGGTAGCATGTATTCTATTGGCCAAAAGCTGAGGATACGTGTAGGTCCACTGAAGGGGTATCTCTGCCGTGTAATAGCGTTGCGTTATTCAGATATTACCGTGAAGCTTGATTCCCAGCATAAAATTTTCACAGGTTTGTTTACATGTGTTTACACCTTCGATTCAATACTTTCTGCTGTGCTTCTGAATATTTTTCAATGGCGTGCTTCAGTTAAAAGTGAGCATCTTGCTGAGGTTCGTGACAGAAATACTATGCCAAGTACGAG TGGGGATGCTGGGATGGGTTCCTTTCAACAATTTGACATGCTTGGAACAACAGAAGGCAACAATGGAG ACTGGGCAAAAGGAGCAGGCACGTCAGAAGATAACACTTCAACGTGGGGCAATACAGCAGCTGAGAACAAACCTGACTCTGCTGGTGATCAATCCGGTGGTTGGAATGCCTGGGGTAAACCACCTGTTCCTGAAGCTAGCACTGTTGGTGCTTGGGGAGATGCAAGTGCTCCAAAAGTTGAAGCTTCTTGGGGAAAACAAGGAGCTTCAACTTCCAATGTTGAAGATTCAGGTTCTTGGGGTAAGCATGGTGGAAGCTCTGATGGTAATAAACAAAACGATGACTCAGCATGGGGTAAACTAGTTGAAGAATCAAGCCAGAAGAAAGAAGAATCTTCTTGGGGAAAGAAAACGGGATCTGATTCTGATTTGGGAAAAGGAAATGGAGAATCTACTTGGGGCAACAAAGATGGAAATTCCAGCGCAAGTAACAAAGAGGGAGTTTCCTGGGGGCAACAGGATAAAGGCTCTGACGGGAACCAGGGAGGATCATCGTGGGGTAAGAAGAACAACAGTGTTAAAGATGACGGAGGCTCAACGTGGGGTAAGAAGGATGATGGAGGCTCAACGTGGGGTAAGAAGGACGATGGAGGATCTTCATGGGGCAAAAAGGCTGATGATGTTATTAAGGATGATGGAGGATCATCTTGGGGCAAAAAGGCTGAGGGTAATAAGGATGATGGAGGATCATCTTGGGGCAAAAAGGCTGAGGGTAATAAGGATGATGAAGGATCATCTTGGGGCAAAAAGGTTGAGGGTAATAAGGATGATGGAGGATCATCTTGGGGTAAAAAAGTTGACGGTAATACGGATGATGGAGGATCATCTTGGGGCAAAAAGGCTGACGATAAGAATGAAGGATCGTCTTGGGGTAAAAAGGTTGAGAGTGGATCTTCTTGGGGGAACAAGGATGGGGGATCTTCTTGGGGGAACAAAGATGGTGGATCTTCTTGGGCCAAAAAGGACGATGGGGGGTACTCAGAACAAACATTTGATAGGGGAGGACGTGGGTTTGGTGGTAGAAGAGGTGGCGGTCGTCGAGGTGGTAGGGATCAGTTTGGGAGGGGAAGGTCCTTTGGTCATTCGGAG GATCAAGCTCCATGGAGTAAACCAGGTGGTGGTGGCGGTTCAAGCTGGGGTAAGCAAGACAGTGGTGGAGGCGGTTCAAGCTGGGGTAAAGATAATGATGCTGGTGGTGGATCTAGCTGGGGCAAGCAGAATAATGCTGGTGGTGGCGGCGGTTCAAGCTGGAGTAAAGATAATGATGCTGGTGGTGGATCTAGCTGGGGCAAGCAGAATAATGCTGGTGGTGGCGGTTCAAGCTGGGGTCAAGAGAAGGATGCTGGTGGTGGATCGAGCTTGGGAAAGCTCGGCAGTGATGGCGGAGGCTCTAGCTGGGGGAAGAAAAATGACACTGGTGGTGGCGGTTCAAGCTGGGGTCAAGACAATAATGCTGGTGGTGGATCAAGCTGGGGGAAGCAAGCCAGTGATGGGGGAGGCTCTAGCTGGGGGAAGAAAAACGATGCcggtggtggtggcggcggtTCAAGCTGGGGTAAAGATAATGATGCTGGTGGCGGTTCAAGCTGGGGAAAGCAAGGCAGTGATGGTGGAGGCTCTAGCTGGGGAAAGAAAAATGATGCTGGTGGTGGCGGTTCAAGCTGGGGAAAGCAAGGCAGTGACGGGGGAGGCTCTAGCTGGGGGAAGAAAagtgatggtggtggtggtggttcaaGCTGGG GTCAAcagggtggtggtggtggttctgCTTGGGGTAAGCAGAACAACGATGGTGGTGGAGGACAAAGCTGGTCCAAACAAGATGATGGCGGTTCTAAACCGTGGGGAGAACAGAGTGGTGGTCGTGGGtttggaggaagaagaggaggggGATTCCGAGGAGGTTTCCGCGGAGGTAGAAACCAATCAGGTAGAGATGGAGGAGGACGCTCGTTTGAATCATCTGGCTGGAAGAGAGACAATCAAGAAAACACCACTTGGAAGAGCAACCAGAGTGGTGGATCAGACTGGAAAAAAGGATGGGGAGAGGATTCAAACAGTGCAAAGCCATCTGATTCATCATCAGCTGGTGGAAACTGGGGTAGCTGGGATACTAGTTCCAAGAAAGAAACCAGTGCTGGTGGAGGCTGGGGTGCTAACTCCAAGAATGAAACCAGTACTGGTGGAGACTGGGGTAGTAACTCAAAGAAAGAAACCAATGCTGTTGATGGTGACAAACCAAGCAATGAAAACAAAGCAGCGGCAGCTTGGGGAACCGCTAACGATCAGGAGAATGCAGGAAACAACAATGATGGTTGGGGCAAAAAGCCAAGTGATGATGTTAAAACGAGTGGAGAAGCTGATAATGCTTGGGGAGGCAAGACAAACGCAGGAGCATCGTCATCAAGTGGCTCTGCGTGGTGA